The following are encoded together in the Buteo buteo chromosome 2, bButBut1.hap1.1, whole genome shotgun sequence genome:
- the SAMD9L gene encoding LOW QUALITY PROTEIN: sterile alpha motif domain-containing protein 9-like (The sequence of the model RefSeq protein was modified relative to this genomic sequence to represent the inferred CDS: inserted 5 bases in 4 codons; substituted 4 bases at 4 genomic stop codons) — translation MKSADKENVSGKPLSNSQHPTGKMCMPCPFDNFSDGTLYTRYNILNVLETGPFNLIDPAHEFKLLTNTEKALEEDIMMKFSNEVSRFAAACMNSHTNGTIHFGVRDNLRGEIKGIKVSKKEAYVDHLNKLTGKYFNEQYAIIANACVKELRFVELLLQNGTPPHMFAIHIDVVPKHCICDTKYFCTNTYEYKSKSWKKPAFIQYGASSKNIQNTKEFETFKGILTALADSRKRAKEEYKLKQKKSINEGLKLVSLLTGNXDPLDSSYYDYYILVXTRCHPSQTSHLDFLQEIKWFAVLDFDFESEMNGVFKTXKKKSKCQTLLPRXPCKQGGLVSEQAEKLKLHQDTNWIFCNGGLDFKGNDKLPLDPTSSQDRTACVRKITSFLSHKDVKQSGKFLMVFLLLSTAEDSADLLTEAFMTFXQELKGLEYMVXICIGAGPYQRSKDVLHARGLSEEALSNKCVSNLTLQMVNGTIIKLKSATQFSERLLPSVGHSTVLXKEDSMAALEILCENECKNTRIEKDADKFTNFLKEREEVFYRGGKVSWWNFYFSSENYTXDFIRRDSYEKLEHLIVSSFNSANQSPVKIINLYHHPSCGRTTLAMHILWDIWKQFRCAVLKNKPSDFGTQLTTLLTCGENNNTGYLPVLLLMDDFEEQENVYFLQKVIQAAITVYWLCVARFW, via the exons ATGAAGTCAGCTGACAAAGAGAATGTATCAGGGAAGCCACTGTCAAACAGCCAGCACCCAACTGGAAAGATGTGTATGCCATGTCCTTTTGATAATTTCAGTGATGGTACACTATACACACGGTATAATATTCTTAATGTCCTTGAAACAGGGCCATTCAATCTCATTGATCCAGCACATGAATTCAAATTACTTACCAACACAGAGAAGGCACTAGAAGAGGATATCATGATGAAATTTAGCAATGAAGTCTCTAGATTTGCTGCAGCCTGTATGAACTCCCACACAAATGGCACTATTCATTTTGGAGTACGTGACAACCTACGTGGGGAAATTAAAGGAATAAAAGTCTCAAAGAAAGAAGCATACGTTGACCATTTGAATAAATTAACTGGAAAGTACTTTAATGAGCAATACGCCATCATTGCAAATGCTTGCGTTAAAGAACTTAGATTTGTGGAATTATTATTACAAAATGGAACTCCACCACATATGTTTGCCATTCATATAGATGTAGTTCCCAAACACTGCATCTGtgatacaaaatatttctgtaccAACACATACGAATATAAGAGTAAGAGTTGGAAAAAACCTGCCTTCATCCAGTATGGAGCTAGTtccaaaaatattcaaaatacaaaagaatTTGAAACTTTTAAAGGCATCTTGACAGCTTTAGCAGATTCTCGTaaaagagcaaaggaagaatataagttaaagcaaaagaaatcaataaaTGAAGGACTAAAGCTAGTTAGTCTACTCACAGGTAA GGACCCACTAGATAGCTCTTATTATGACTACTACATTTTGG TGACCAGATGCCACCCAAGTCAAACTTCACATTTAGACTttttacaggaaataaaatggtttGCTGTGCTTGACTTTGATTTTGAATCAGAAATGAATGGTGTGttcaagacttaaaaaaaaaaatcaaaatgccaAACTTTACTTCCCAGATGACCATGTAAACAAGGTGGGTTAGTTTCTGAAcaagctgaaaagctgaaacTACATCAGGACACCAACTGGATTTTCTGCAATGGTGGATTAGACTTCAAAGGCAATGATAAACTACCACTAGATCCCACTTCATCACAAGACAGAACTGCTTGTGtcagaaaaattacttcatttctttcacaCAAAGATGTAAAGCAGAGTGGAAAGTTTTTAATggtgtttcttttgctttccacaGCGGAAGATTCAGCTGATCTCCTTACTGAGGCTTTTATGACATTTTAACAAGAATTAAAAGGACTAGAATACATGG TAATTTGCATTGGTGCAGGTCCATACCAGCGATCAAAAGATGTTTTGCATGCTAGAGGCCTTAGTGAGGAAGCACTTTCAAACAAATGTGTTTCTAATTTAACCCTGCAAATGGTAAATGGTAccatcataaaattaaaatcagcgACACAGTTTTCTGAAAGACTTCTGCCCTCTGTTGGTCATTCTACCGTTC CTAAAGAAGACTCCATGGCAGCATTGGAAATACTTTgtgaaaatgaatgcaaaaacACAAGAATAGAGAAGGATGCAGATAAATTTACAAATTTTCTGAAAGAGCGGGAAGAAGTTTTTTATCGAGGTGGTAAAGTATCATGGTggaatttctatttttcttctgaaaattataCTTGAGATTTTATCAGAAGGGACAGTTATGAAAAGCTTGAACACCTAATTGTGTCTTCATTTAACAGTGCTAATCAATCACCTGTAAAAATTATCAACCTTTATCACCACCCAAGCTGTGGTAGGACAACATTAGCTATGCATATCCTTTGGGACATCTGGAAGCAATTCAGATGTgctgttctgaaaaacaaaccaagtgatTTTGGAACACAGCTGACAACTTTACTCACCTGTGGAGAAAACAACAACACAGGCTATTTACCAGTGTTACTTCTCATGGATGATTTTGAAGAGCAAGAAAATGtctattttctgcagaaagtaaTTCAGGCAGCTATAAcagtgtattggctttgtgtggcaaggttttggtag